The Neurospora crassa OR74A linkage group V, whole genome shotgun sequence sequence gataaggggtaattactaataaataaatattaatttttaaaaaggaggaaaataaaggacgtatattagattatagtaatatatattcggAAGCGTCCGGGCGTTATAGCgcaatttataaaataaagggtTCCGAAGGCGTAGGAGATGTACGTACTTCAGTAAGGGATTggataatatataaagtaaatagatgTACGGGATAAGGtaatttaggtatattttatataattaaatatagtaagcggggattttcttttatataattagtcgatttaattagaaattaaatacttatagagTTACTTTAAGTgggattatttattaaaacggtagattaaatatataataatagtatagaagataaaagtaaaaattctataaataatcgGATTGTATTGTATAAATTTGAAGTAGattgtactataattaaagtatatttaagtacGAGGGTAAAAGGTAAGGGTAAGGGAAAGGGACTAACTACGGctaggttatttatataatgaATAAAACGTTTATAaaaacgaatttaattaggaatataataaatagtatatttatacttaatacttcttaataattaaagtaataatatatacctttaaaatttatattttcttctataatttaatttaattgtatataatttatcctatttatttaaatttatatttaatctacttatattattatttaatttagaatatctatttatattacccgTATTATTACCTTTCCTTATCGATTTACAATcctattaagaatttaataataccctaccCCTCCCTTACCCTTATCCATTTTATTTCCATCTTACTCAACGAATTActcctaaattatatatagattatacATTCTTTTAAAGCTACGCGCCCTTTTAGGGCAATAAAAAAATCTcaatatattttctattatacttattaaagataaggattaattatactcgaataaaattaaattaaaggtacTACAATTATCCCCTTAAATAaggtctatataaattataattttaaatttattaaaattattaaagaagttattcctatcctaatttagtatatttatactataaatatactgGATAAATTCGTTGGGGCTTACGAAGGTTCTATACGGGTCTATTTCGAAGAAGTCCGAagaatctatatatattttatatacgtccgtttttatttatatatctcCTAAGGaggttaatttatattcaactaattactaaatagtacgAACGAATTGTATTATAGATATTGtactagaattaataatatattaatatatatatatagaaatagataaagttttataaattaatttatatatatcgataGTTATAGGGTAATAGGTTTAATGTAGTAAAAAGGTGGAAGTAAAGAGAGAATATTtagagaaatataaagggaagagaaaaagaagttgAAAAAGAGTATATAAGTtggatttatataattgtatttaatagtgtatataaaattaaattctaaagaatatttaaaaataaatagtaaaaaaaagacagatggatggaaaataaatattaagaaaaaagaaaataaaaatagtaaaataaaaatgttaaattagaaaataaagtattttatatttttatattaaatatataaaaaacactattaattataaataaataattctaaaatttgtatttataatataatatttatatagaattacatataacctttttatattttaattaaaatatattataaaatcaAGTTATTTTAGcttttaatttccttctttcttataaaatatatattatttattaaatttaaaaatcataaatatatttatcgttttataatactttttaatactacttattataaattataaaaaaaacttaaatatatatattattaattacttttaaacttactattaaaattatattatatatactttttaaaatgttaaataaaggattattggaaacttttaaataattttcaAACTTACactttatttaagtaatttatataaatgaaagtttaaaatagatttcttaattaaaataagtttaattattaatagtaatcaatgaaatatataaattaaaaaataaaaaatatctTTTTATGTTCTTAAAATAgttctataaatactatttattaaattataataaaatatcttaataatactatacaaATTAAGGTTTAcattttataaaaagaaatatgTTTCTTAATCTCccttttctattattataatagtaatatttaaattatatatattatattatatataaattttatataatattaaaagtagtttactactatagtaaaattaaaattccctaagaatttaaatattaattaatttataaatataatatagaaatagtaaTGAAAGTAAAGAATAATTCAAAGTTTTAtacaactattattataatattattgctactataattttggaatctactttataaataattattttattcttatttattaataaataacgatTTTTCCAACtatttataggaaatattataaaaatatataattattatatatattctttttactattagaatactcaatacaatttatatatttataagtaattatattaaagatatagaaatataaaagtatagtttaattaataataaaataatttaataattaatattaaatagaaggaaaattagaaataaagaagataaagtaaattatataactaaaaatatttaaattaaatatataaatttaaatcttaggtagaattattatttttataatatatataataattaattaagtaaaacattatataaattacttatttaactttttattatactattctttatatagtagaggattattattaggaggtTAAGGGGGCGACCGTTAAGTAGGAAACgtgttattactataatattaatatattattttatttaattaaactccaacttagaggtattatagtaatgaataccctcctccgcttataaagtattaacttagtaatattaaagtattaataaattaggctACGGAAAagataatctaatattatactagagtagtatattagtatagggattttataatatttaattataaagaagtagaattgaaagtagtatagaagggtattaataaaatattaatttctataactagtaactattaatatatttttatattaatttttaattaaccgtcccctatatataactacaactataattactttaacctaccttttacttatatttttaataattatatatttcttaataattatataatttttattttctaagaattattattttttctatgtacttcttaattattctatgtatttacttatttaattttaatttctataaagtataaaattattgtatttgaaactttataaattaaataattttaaaatatattttaggagGTAACGGTTTTCGAAAGTTAGGAAATATAATGtttcttcttaaaattaaaaatatttatttactataatcaaactactaaaataataataatattcctatttttaaataatttaatatatactatttaactttataattcttttattaagcggtcgatttatttataataaaactttcattcaatttatatatatattaaaaaataaatataatttgataaaaaaaatgaagtagttaactataataaatattctttatataataccttttatattaaaataatataaaataaatctattataaaataaaaattaataagaaattttattatatatattctatagaaaattaaattattgtaatttttctaaagaattaaaattgtaaGAATCTCCCTTTTAAANNNNNNNNNNNNNNNNNNNNNNNNNNNNNNNNNNNNNNNNNNNNNNNNNNNNNNNNNNNNNNNNNNNNNNNNNNNNNNNNNNNNNNNNNNNNNNNNNNNNGTAATCTTATAGAAAAAAATTTGAAAATTTATTTCggaattttttttataaagtatttttagatttattttttttgaaaaatacaatacaatattaattactatactaaatagtaaaatacgaGAATTACCTAAAAAATACTAcgtatctatataattttaatctaattctattctattaccctcgCCCATATTATTCCTACGAACTCTCAATTCGTCtaataatctttatttaatctatttaataacccttattaatactattttaaccGCTTTCTTACTGAAGGTTACTTCGCCGATTTTCTCCGCCGTATTTgctttatatactattattatattagactatatttatatttatttattatttatattatttatatatactttattagatAAGGTATATCCCTCCCTAATATAGcgtatagtagtagaaataaACGCTTATAAAAATTTCGTATCcgcctataatatacttcgtaAAGGGCCTATAGTTCTAGAATTCCcgatatttcttataattcctattcttaaagttctaaataaatagatagtaggtaattctaataaattatttatagtacttttaatTCGGGTACTATATTTcgaattagttattatactagtattttttaaaagtaagattgtagattaataattaaggatagttttaatataaaatatattttaattgaGTGAGATTTAGatagattaaatataaagtacctttcttctatttaaaagACGATAGATATTTGCGTACgggtatttaataaatattttaatagtaaatttaatataatttaatttggAGTTATACTCTTCTTACGTCTTTAGTACGCTAtttaggtagtatttatataaatcgaAATCCCTAGGTTAGtacgttattttaattagtagtaatattatatagtttggaattaagtattgtaatagaattaggattgttaatatagaatatagtataggggAGTAGAATGTAAGGGCTTagggaagaggatataaggGATTAGGGAAGAGGATGGGAGGTAgagtaaaggaaatataagtataagaatgaATTGAGTATATAAACGGATTTAGATGGTCGACACCGGTATAGGTATAGCTGGTGTCGGCTGTCGGCAGTTGGAAAGTGGAGAAAAATAGAGTTTGGCCTTCATACTGCCGTAGTACCTTCCAGGTTGGTAGGCGTCAACGCCCGCCAAAACGCCCAATGCTACCCCGCCATGTATGACGAGACAGCCTTCTCCAAAAATTACATGCCCGCTCCCGTCCTGCTTCCATCCGATTCCTGTTCCCGTTCCCGGAAGACATCCATCCAGCCTTGGCAACCTTGACGGCATTGTTTGTTGGACAAGACTCGCAAAATGGAGTTTGAACCCAAGATCCGTAAGTCTGAAAACCTATACATTGCAATTGTAGGAAGGAACAAGTAAAGCTGACATTgttcctacctctaggtacggCCTCTACGGGCGACAAGACGTCATTTGCCTACGAGACCGCCAGGAAGCGGTGGCCCATCATTATCGTGAGCCTCGTCGTCCGATCTTGCCTCGACACACAACCGACCAATAGCCGCTAACCACCACTTTTATATACGCCATAGACCCAAGCCATTGATGATGTCTACCGTACCACCGGCCAAACCGACGACGCTGAGAAGCGCgaggagggcaagaagaTTATCAACGACCTTGCCACGCTCAAATACGAAGTCCAGCACGACCGCGCCCTGACGTTCGTCCGCCCAGTCGCCCCTGCCCCTAAAGCAAATGCTAGTACACATACACAAAAGAGAAGATGTGCTAAGACAGCAACAGGCCCATTCCCGACGATGGCGTCTCCGACGTGGCCACCTACAACCAGATCCTCGAGTCCCTCGGCAAGCCCACCTGGCTGAACGTCTCCTGGCTGTTCAGCGAGTGCTACCTTTACCGGTCCGTCTCTCTTTCCATCCCTACCATTCTCCTGTCTGGCCCATACATTATGTCACATCCATAAGGTGTCTAACCACCCTTCCCAACAAACAGCCGCATCAGCACCTCCTTCGCCCTATCCACCCACTGGAAGAACTACGACATCTTCGCCCGCCAAAAGATCAAGACCTTCCGCTCCTCCCGCCCCGCTGTCGTCGAGCTCGCCGCCCGCTACAAGGACCTCATCACCCAACTCCGCTCCCACACCGGCGAGACATCGGAAGAAGCCGACAAGTTGCTCTTCACCGAAATGTGCGAGATCTGCCTCTGGGGCAACGCCACCGATCTCTCGCTCCTGACCTCCCTCTCGTACGAAGACATCCAGAAGCTGCAAGGGTCCGAGGCGCGCAAGAAGAGCGAGGCCAACATCCTTGTGAATGATCTGGAGGAGGTGTACAAGCAGTTGGTGGAGGCAAAGAAGGCCGGCAAGACAGAAAGAGTGGTGGATATCGTTCTCGACAATGCCGGGTTTGAGTTGTATGTGGACTTGATTCTGGCTGGATACCTCTTGACGGCGGGGCTGGCGACCAGAGTGACGCTGCATGCCAAGTCGATTCCTTGGTTTGTCTCGGACGTCTTGCCGGGGGATTTTGGCGCCCTGCTGAATGCTCTGGCGGCACCCGTGCCTTTCTTCGAGACGGctaccgaggaggaggaactaCAGGGCAAGACTCCCGAGAAGCTTTccgacaaggagaaggaggaactGTCGTTCTTGTTCCAGGAATGGTCCATCCTTCATGCCGAGGGCAAACTCGGTCTCCGCGCCAACCGCTTCTGGACGGGCCCTGGCTCCTTCTGGCGCCTCGTTGACCCCAACGCCGACGAGCAGACCAAGGAGCTGGCCGAGGACTTGCGCAGGAGCGAGCTGGTTGTGTTCAAGGGCGACTTGAACTACCGCAAGTTGGTCGGCGACGCCGAGTGGGATCCTACGACGCCGTTTACGGAA is a genomic window containing:
- a CDS encoding DUF89 domain-containing protein; the protein is MEFEPKIRTASTGDKTSFAYETARKRWPIIITQAIDDVYRTTGQTDDAEKREEGKKIINDLATLKYEVQHDRALTPIPDDGVSDVATYNQILESLGKPTWLNVSWLFSECYLYRRISTSFALSTHWKNYDIFARQKIKTFRSSRPAVVELAARYKDLITQLRSHTGETSEEADKLLFTEMCEICLWGNATDLSLLTSLSYEDIQKLQGSEARKKSEANILVNDLEEVYKQLVEAKKAGKTERVVDIVLDNAGFELYVDLILAGYLLTAGLATRVTLHAKSIPWFVSDVLPGDFGALLNALAAPVPFFETATEEEELQGKTPEKLSDKEKEELSFLFQEWSILHAEGKLGLRANRFWTGPGSFWRLVDPNADEQTKELAEDLRRSELVVFKGDLNYRKLVGDAEWDPTTPFTEAIGPLGPGSGINILALRTCKADVVVGLPKGMDEELRAREGGGGDSGARKWAWNGKYAVVSFSKGA